Proteins encoded in a region of the Paenibacillus pedocola genome:
- a CDS encoding DinB family protein yields MSEIITECMRRLDQSLGYVEAALGRLPEDKLWLRPRPKMNAIGNLCLHIAGSEHQHLVSGIGNLPTRRDRPGEILQSGGYTREELLSLLRMVRQESWSVIRNLTAADLERVVTITYPEASGMEGYDWSIQKILIGAAEHYAYHTGQIVYAAKWLQEEDEHLLNWKHYN; encoded by the coding sequence TTGAGTGAGATCATTACGGAGTGTATGAGAAGGCTGGATCAATCCTTGGGATATGTGGAGGCAGCGCTTGGCAGGCTGCCGGAAGATAAGCTGTGGCTTCGTCCCCGGCCGAAGATGAATGCCATCGGCAATCTCTGTCTCCATATCGCAGGAAGCGAACACCAGCATCTGGTGAGTGGAATCGGTAATTTGCCCACACGCAGGGATAGACCAGGTGAGATTCTGCAGTCAGGCGGGTATACGCGGGAAGAATTGCTGAGCTTACTGAGAATGGTGAGACAAGAAAGCTGGTCTGTCATCCGTAACCTGACTGCCGCGGATCTTGAGCGTGTGGTTACCATCACCTATCCTGAAGCTTCGGGCATGGAGGGCTACGACTGGAGCATCCAGAAAATTCTGATCGGTGCGGCGGAGCATTACGCATACCACACCGGTCAGATTGTGTATGCTGCAAAATGGCTGCAGGAGGAAGACGAGCATTTGTTGAACTGGAAGCATTATAACTAG
- a CDS encoding glycosyltransferase family 2 protein, producing the protein MIEISLCMIVRNEENSLPRCLASVKAIADEIIIVDTGSTDETKAIAASFGAIIYDFTWIDDFSAARNFAFSKATREYIFWLDADDYLMEVDQQRFMELKCSLPEGIDSVNMQYNLAFDTAGNVTASLRRNRLVRRSCNFTWIGPVHEYLEVYGPSLTSNVCISHEKDKVFTDRNLRIYQKRAAEGENFSPRDQFYYANELRDHAMYGEAGDYYEQFLNGGKGWIEDNYQACLRLSECRERLGDKEAAFAALCRTLQYDRPRPEFCCLLGAWHLEKGQLLTAVYWYELAVSLPPDKASMGVRNEAYSTWLPNLQLALCYDRLGQHEKANSYNETALRYHPAHPSMLYNRNYFQNLLGERYTT; encoded by the coding sequence ATGATAGAAATCAGCCTTTGCATGATTGTCCGCAACGAAGAGAACAGCCTGCCCCGCTGTCTTGCCTCGGTTAAAGCCATTGCCGATGAGATCATTATAGTGGATACAGGCTCAACCGATGAGACTAAGGCCATCGCTGCATCCTTCGGGGCGATAATTTATGATTTCACTTGGATTGACGATTTCTCGGCCGCTCGGAACTTTGCCTTCAGCAAAGCCACCAGGGAGTATATTTTCTGGCTGGATGCGGATGATTACCTGATGGAGGTGGACCAGCAGCGGTTTATGGAGCTTAAGTGTTCCTTGCCCGAAGGTATAGACAGTGTCAATATGCAGTACAATTTGGCTTTTGACACGGCCGGGAATGTGACCGCTTCTTTACGCCGCAACCGTCTTGTCCGCCGCAGCTGCAATTTTACGTGGATAGGTCCGGTTCATGAATATCTTGAGGTGTATGGACCTTCACTTACCAGCAATGTTTGTATCTCCCATGAAAAAGACAAAGTGTTCACTGACCGCAATCTGCGGATCTATCAGAAACGGGCGGCAGAAGGAGAGAACTTTTCACCGCGGGATCAATTTTATTATGCTAATGAGCTGCGTGACCATGCGATGTACGGGGAAGCCGGCGATTATTATGAGCAGTTCCTGAATGGAGGGAAGGGCTGGATCGAGGATAACTATCAGGCCTGTCTGAGACTGTCTGAATGCAGGGAAAGGCTGGGGGACAAGGAAGCAGCATTCGCGGCCCTTTGTAGAACCCTGCAATATGACCGGCCCCGGCCGGAGTTCTGCTGCCTGCTCGGTGCCTGGCATTTGGAGAAAGGCCAGCTGCTCACGGCAGTCTACTGGTATGAGCTGGCGGTGAGCCTGCCCCCGGATAAGGCTTCAATGGGTGTGCGGAATGAGGCATACTCCACCTGGCTGCCCAATCTTCAGCTTGCGTTATGCTATGACCGCCTTGGCCAGCATGAGAAGGCAAATTCATATAATGAAACAGCCTTGCGGTATCACCCGGCTCATCCCAGCATGCTGTATAACCGTAATTATTTCCAAAACCTGCTTGGAGAGCGCTATACGACTTGA
- a CDS encoding NAD(P)H-dependent oxidoreductase translates to MGTLKTEEITAEVKKEILSAFEFRHATKEFDSSRKISDEDFQFILETGRLSPSSFGFEPWRFVVVQNPELREKLRLHAWGAQKQLPTASHFVLILSRQPKDLAADSSFIGGMMRDVQQLPPAVAEGKQKAFDTFLNDDFGLRGNERAQFEWGARQTYLALGNMMTSAALIGIDSCPIEGFDKEKIEQTLEAEGVLDREHFGIACMAAFGYRIQEPRGKTRQTADQVIQWV, encoded by the coding sequence ATGGGAACATTAAAAACTGAGGAAATCACTGCAGAGGTTAAAAAAGAAATACTGTCCGCCTTTGAATTCAGGCATGCCACTAAGGAATTTGACAGCAGCCGGAAGATCAGCGACGAGGATTTTCAGTTCATTCTGGAAACCGGGCGTCTGTCACCAAGCTCCTTCGGCTTTGAGCCCTGGAGGTTTGTCGTAGTGCAGAATCCGGAACTCCGCGAGAAGCTGCGTCTACATGCCTGGGGTGCGCAAAAGCAGCTGCCTACGGCCAGCCATTTTGTGCTGATCCTGTCCAGACAGCCTAAGGATCTGGCCGCCGACTCTTCCTTCATCGGAGGAATGATGCGGGATGTGCAGCAGCTGCCGCCTGCCGTCGCGGAAGGCAAACAGAAGGCCTTCGATACGTTCCTTAACGACGATTTCGGATTGAGGGGCAATGAGCGGGCTCAGTTCGAATGGGGAGCACGGCAGACCTATCTCGCCCTTGGCAATATGATGACCAGTGCAGCACTGATCGGTATCGATTCTTGCCCGATTGAAGGCTTCGACAAAGAGAAAATTGAGCAGACGCTGGAGGCGGAAGGGGTTTTGGATCGTGAGCATTTCGGAATTGCCTGCATGGCAGCATTCGGATACCGGATTCAGGAGCCGCGCGGCAAAACAAGACAAACAGCCGATCAGGTAATTCAATGGGTGTAA
- a CDS encoding SGNH/GDSL hydrolase family protein, giving the protein MNKDLDNGLNNSASAQFKYMVSGDSISKGVIYDEARSKYVILEDNYVSLLQGKLKGAMRNTARFGNTLMKGFTNLKRDVLKEKPDVVLIEYGGNDCDFYWEEIVNNPEAEHNPKTDFSAFEGMLLDMIDFLKNQGVMPILMSLPPLNADSYFKWVSGNKPESEVTILKFLGSVTKIYWWQERYNSTIIKVAETTKTKIIDVRGAFLQQPDFTKFICLDGIHPNKEGHRIIYDKVLDFIRNSEPQLLLDSAGHAAGH; this is encoded by the coding sequence ATGAATAAGGACTTGGATAATGGATTGAATAATAGTGCCAGTGCACAGTTCAAATATATGGTCAGCGGGGACTCAATTTCGAAAGGGGTCATCTATGACGAAGCCCGAAGCAAATATGTCATTCTTGAAGACAACTATGTTTCGCTGCTTCAGGGCAAGCTGAAGGGGGCAATGCGTAATACCGCCAGATTCGGCAATACCCTAATGAAGGGCTTCACCAATCTGAAGCGGGATGTGCTCAAGGAAAAGCCGGATGTTGTGCTGATCGAATACGGCGGAAATGACTGCGACTTCTACTGGGAGGAAATCGTGAACAATCCTGAGGCAGAGCATAATCCCAAGACCGATTTCTCCGCTTTTGAAGGAATGCTCCTCGATATGATCGACTTCCTGAAAAACCAGGGGGTGATGCCGATTCTTATGAGTCTCCCTCCGCTTAATGCAGACAGTTATTTCAAATGGGTCAGCGGAAACAAACCGGAATCGGAAGTCACTATCCTGAAATTTCTGGGCAGCGTGACCAAAATCTACTGGTGGCAGGAGAGATACAACTCTACAATCATCAAAGTTGCCGAGACCACAAAGACCAAAATCATCGATGTCCGGGGGGCTTTTCTCCAGCAGCCGGACTTCACCAAATTCATCTGCCTGGACGGAATTCATCCGAATAAAGAAGGGCACCGGATTATTTATGACAAGGTACTTGATTTCATCCGCAACAGCGAACCCCAGCTGCTTCTGGACAGCGCAGGACACGCCGCCGGCCATTAA
- a CDS encoding winged helix-turn-helix transcriptional regulator codes for MRDRKGGFGECPEGGIACPVEFTLDVIGGKWKGVLLYHLMDEKKRFNEFRRICPGITQRMLTLQLRELEEDGVVHREVYHQVPPKVEYSLTEFGKTLIPIIKLMRDWGEVYKTKQLSSESCGLNEADVGV; via the coding sequence ATGCGTGACAGAAAAGGCGGATTTGGCGAGTGTCCGGAAGGCGGAATTGCTTGTCCTGTAGAATTTACACTTGACGTTATCGGAGGGAAATGGAAGGGTGTGCTGTTATACCATCTGATGGATGAGAAGAAACGGTTTAATGAATTCCGGCGAATCTGCCCCGGGATTACCCAGCGCATGCTGACCCTCCAGCTTCGGGAACTGGAAGAAGACGGTGTGGTGCACCGGGAAGTCTATCATCAGGTTCCGCCGAAGGTGGAATATTCATTGACCGAATTCGGCAAAACCCTGATACCGATCATCAAGCTTATGCGGGACTGGGGCGAAGTTTACAAAACAAAACAGCTTTCCTCGGAAAGCTGCGGGTTGAATGAAGCAGATGTAGGGGTGTAG
- the thiD gene encoding bifunctional hydroxymethylpyrimidine kinase/phosphomethylpyrimidine kinase codes for MSKIIKTLTIAGSDSSGGAGIQADLKTFEEYGTYGFSALTTIVTMDPDNGWHHNVYPIEAAIVAEQLKTIFAGGPVDAMKTGMLGSVDIVLVAEKAIKDNHQTNVVIDPVMVCKGEDEVLNPESANAIRDLLLPLATVATPNLFEAGVLSGLGKLTTLDEMKEAARLIHELGTQNVVVKGGKALGGDLAIDVFFDGSDFTVLETAKIEPAYNHGAGCTFAAAITGGLANGLSVHEAVAKAKDFVSAAIRSGYAFNQYVGPVFHGGYRLEK; via the coding sequence TTGTCAAAAATCATTAAAACCCTAACTATAGCCGGAAGTGACTCCAGCGGAGGCGCAGGAATCCAGGCTGACTTAAAAACGTTTGAGGAATACGGCACGTATGGTTTCAGCGCATTAACCACTATCGTTACGATGGACCCGGATAACGGCTGGCACCATAACGTCTACCCGATTGAGGCTGCTATTGTTGCTGAACAGCTTAAGACTATATTCGCCGGCGGTCCTGTCGATGCAATGAAGACTGGCATGCTGGGCAGTGTGGATATCGTGCTTGTGGCAGAAAAAGCAATTAAAGACAATCATCAGACCAACGTAGTTATTGACCCTGTTATGGTCTGCAAAGGCGAAGATGAGGTATTAAACCCTGAGAGTGCTAATGCGATCCGCGATTTGCTGCTGCCGCTCGCAACGGTAGCTACTCCTAATTTATTCGAAGCCGGTGTTCTCTCCGGACTGGGCAAGCTGACTACCCTGGATGAAATGAAAGAGGCTGCCCGGCTGATCCATGAACTGGGAACTCAAAATGTGGTTGTCAAAGGAGGCAAGGCGCTGGGTGGCGATCTGGCCATTGATGTCTTCTTCGACGGCTCAGACTTTACAGTGCTGGAAACCGCAAAAATCGAGCCGGCCTATAACCATGGCGCAGGCTGCACCTTCGCCGCCGCGATCACAGGCGGACTGGCGAACGGATTGTCAGTGCATGAAGCAGTGGCCAAAGCGAAAGACTTCGTCTCGGCAGCGATCCGCAGCGGATATGCCTTCAACCAGTATGTCGGGCCTGTATTCCACGGCGGCTACCGTCTGGAGAAATAG
- a CDS encoding ferredoxin, with the protein MILFASVNQEECIACGACNSAAPDIFDLDDDGIATVVFAGDNNRGVTAIAEELQEELQEAFDSCPTQCIQLAESPFA; encoded by the coding sequence ATGATCTTATTTGCCAGTGTTAATCAGGAAGAATGCATCGCCTGCGGTGCCTGTAACTCAGCTGCTCCGGATATTTTTGATTTGGATGATGATGGAATCGCTACCGTGGTTTTTGCAGGTGACAACAACCGCGGTGTTACGGCCATTGCTGAAGAGCTGCAGGAAGAGCTGCAGGAGGCTTTTGACAGCTGCCCTACCCAATGCATCCAGCTTGCTGAATCACCGTTTGCATAA
- a CDS encoding GNAT family N-acetyltransferase codes for MANDNNVTYKLRLMEKQDALEIGKWKYEPPYSLYNSSDDQESLEELLDGSYYAVITPEYGLTGFFCYGRNAQVPGGLQQGLYTGDNVLDIGLGLKPEYTGAGLGRGFLQAGIQFAESAFAPEKFRLTVAAFNQRAIALYSHAGFRTLGSFIKINGESQMEFLVMER; via the coding sequence ATGGCAAACGATAATAATGTAACCTATAAGCTTAGGTTGATGGAGAAACAGGATGCTCTTGAGATTGGCAAATGGAAATATGAGCCGCCGTACTCCCTATACAATTCGTCGGATGACCAGGAGAGCCTGGAAGAACTGCTGGACGGTTCTTATTACGCTGTAATCACACCCGAATACGGGCTGACCGGATTTTTCTGTTATGGAAGAAACGCACAAGTTCCGGGCGGACTGCAACAGGGCTTATATACAGGTGACAACGTACTTGACATTGGCCTCGGGCTAAAGCCGGAATACACGGGGGCCGGGCTGGGCAGGGGGTTCCTGCAGGCGGGGATTCAGTTCGCAGAAAGTGCTTTTGCTCCGGAGAAGTTCAGGCTGACCGTAGCTGCATTCAACCAAAGAGCCATTGCTTTATATAGCCATGCGGGATTTAGGACTCTGGGCAGTTTCATCAAAATAAATGGAGAGAGTCAGATGGAATTTCTGGTGATGGAACGATAG
- a CDS encoding YkvA family protein produces the protein MELDKAKIPAELAAGDLKYSEANEQLVKKNFWRKTKKFAGKIPFTKDAVAMYYCALDAKTPLWAKGIAFGALAYFISPLDTIPDALLGLGLTDDAAIIAAAVRAIAGQVTDEHRQKSEEFFDDGN, from the coding sequence ATGGAACTGGACAAAGCTAAGATTCCGGCAGAGCTTGCGGCAGGGGATTTGAAATACAGTGAAGCGAACGAGCAGCTGGTGAAAAAAAACTTCTGGCGCAAAACCAAAAAATTCGCCGGCAAAATTCCGTTTACCAAGGATGCAGTAGCGATGTATTACTGTGCTCTGGATGCCAAAACCCCGCTCTGGGCCAAGGGCATTGCCTTCGGCGCGCTCGCTTATTTCATCTCACCGCTCGACACCATTCCGGATGCCTTGCTCGGGCTTGGCCTTACGGATGATGCGGCAATCATTGCCGCAGCTGTGCGGGCCATTGCCGGACAGGTTACCGATGAACACCGGCAGAAGTCCGAGGAATTTTTTGACGATGGCAACTGA
- a CDS encoding CidA/LrgA family protein, with amino-acid sequence MKIIRVIAEVGLLYVFYLIGDYLQKLLHLPVPGSIVGLLLLFVLLLLRIVPVKLIENGSSFILAYLPMFFIPATAGIMNHLDIFSGRGLLLIAILVVSSVLTMVVTAHSSEWIAGLSASRSSRRPYRARGIREKGKEA; translated from the coding sequence ATGAAAATCATTCGTGTCATTGCCGAAGTCGGACTATTGTACGTGTTCTATTTGATAGGGGACTATCTGCAAAAGCTGCTTCATCTCCCGGTTCCCGGCAGTATCGTCGGGCTTCTGCTGCTTTTTGTACTGCTGCTGCTGCGAATTGTACCCGTAAAGCTGATTGAGAACGGCTCTTCCTTTATTCTTGCCTATCTTCCTATGTTTTTCATACCCGCAACCGCGGGAATTATGAATCATCTGGACATCTTCAGCGGCAGAGGGCTGCTGCTGATTGCCATTCTGGTGGTAAGCAGCGTGCTTACCATGGTAGTAACGGCCCATTCCAGCGAATGGATCGCCGGCTTGAGTGCAAGCCGCAGCAGCAGACGGCCCTATCGCGCCAGAGGGATTAGAGAGAAGGGAAAGGAAGCATGA
- a CDS encoding sialidase family protein produces MANVNITAALPGNHIEPSIAVNTLSPNFLCVVAVDDSTGTALTGFYRSTDGGQTWSTTILPQAPGYMSAEAPTIDYTFPNTFIVAVHFFNEFDDGTIATYTSFDNGATFNPPVIVQQGFGLYIHNDEPFLAVDRSPSSPYRGNAYIGYTPLYDLAQNAAIFFQRSLDQGLTWERPQRISDPRGDLERAALVVGLAGEVYVGYIQLGPAPKYALIRVSQDGGVTFSPPVSRGATLIANTVPVPSPLPVPNYAFRVQTNLSLGADISAGPFGGFVYAVWNDFRLGYADIFFSRSPDGLLWSQPVNITGAPAGSQNFSPSITVSPSNGTIRVIYYTNRIDGFLLDVFVAESINSGLSFTNRRVSDVSTNPNGTSPTPVPLIGDYITAATIFPNTLGAVWNDTRLGKQDVIFGN; encoded by the coding sequence TTGGCAAACGTCAATATTACTGCGGCACTGCCGGGCAATCATATCGAGCCTTCCATTGCAGTAAATACGCTGTCCCCGAATTTCTTGTGCGTGGTCGCGGTGGATGACAGCACAGGGACGGCTCTGACCGGATTCTACAGATCAACCGACGGGGGGCAGACCTGGTCGACGACGATTCTCCCGCAGGCTCCGGGGTATATGAGTGCAGAAGCGCCGACCATAGACTATACGTTTCCCAACACCTTTATCGTTGCGGTCCATTTTTTTAACGAGTTTGATGATGGTACGATTGCTACCTATACCTCATTTGATAATGGGGCTACCTTTAACCCGCCCGTCATAGTGCAGCAGGGTTTTGGTCTGTATATCCACAATGATGAACCCTTCCTGGCTGTGGACCGTTCGCCGTCCAGCCCGTACCGCGGAAATGCATATATTGGTTATACGCCTTTGTATGATCTTGCACAGAATGCAGCGATCTTCTTCCAGCGTTCCTTGGATCAGGGATTAACCTGGGAGCGGCCGCAGCGGATTTCCGATCCGCGGGGAGATCTTGAACGTGCGGCGCTGGTTGTGGGACTCGCGGGAGAAGTATATGTCGGTTATATTCAACTTGGGCCGGCACCGAAGTATGCACTAATCCGGGTATCCCAGGATGGAGGTGTTACCTTCAGTCCTCCGGTTTCACGCGGAGCTACATTAATTGCGAATACAGTTCCAGTGCCAAGTCCCCTGCCTGTGCCGAACTATGCTTTTCGCGTTCAGACGAACCTCAGCTTGGGTGCTGATATTTCAGCGGGACCGTTTGGCGGATTCGTATACGCAGTCTGGAATGATTTCCGGCTTGGCTATGCCGATATCTTCTTTTCACGGTCACCTGATGGTCTGCTCTGGTCTCAGCCGGTTAATATCACGGGAGCGCCCGCAGGCTCGCAGAATTTTTCGCCGTCGATCACGGTTTCACCGTCGAACGGGACGATTAGAGTCATTTATTATACAAACCGGATTGACGGTTTCCTGCTGGATGTATTTGTTGCAGAGTCGATCAACAGCGGCTTGTCTTTCACCAACCGGAGAGTGTCGGATGTGTCCACGAATCCCAATGGTACTTCGCCGACACCTGTTCCGCTAATCGGCGATTATATTACGGCTGCAACGATCTTCCCGAACACACTCGGAGCGGTCTGGAACGATACCCGATTAGGCAAGCAGGACGTTATTTTCGGGAATTGA
- a CDS encoding glycosyltransferase family 4 protein — MRFTFPILTLCHGGAQRMLVELTNGLTALGHQVVIVMPAGGDISYEVHSTVHRTDHTVLRESDFPVSDIIVSNFYTTVPVSEAASLNGKGMHVRLSLCYEPLFLPENNVSFPSYNTTPRLIVLSEWQREIIALNHGITGSIVPVGISSSFSNRHIRHRLQEPMNITAILRKVENGFSWHREQDYLVRQLDIVKQNLPDVNINFISPPDEFYSSDSLQKLKASGKYRFFTPQNDEELCYHYNGSDIFVSSSIFDSGSLPGLEAMRCGAALVTVYSGGNMEYARHEENCLLSYRYENRLADDIIRLVQDHVLRIRLASQGEADSNSWTWENSVRIMERTVIHFLHGIPLIDPPRSAQAMLRRTDSLRATRK; from the coding sequence ATGAGGTTCACATTCCCCATTCTCACCTTATGCCATGGCGGGGCGCAACGGATGCTGGTGGAGCTTACCAATGGTCTTACCGCTCTGGGTCATCAGGTAGTCATTGTCATGCCGGCGGGGGGCGATATTTCTTACGAGGTTCACTCCACCGTTCACCGCACCGACCACACGGTGCTTCGCGAATCTGATTTTCCGGTGAGCGATATCATCGTTTCCAATTTCTACACCACTGTGCCTGTGTCTGAAGCGGCAAGCCTTAATGGCAAAGGCATGCATGTCCGCCTCTCTCTATGTTATGAACCGTTGTTCCTCCCGGAGAATAATGTATCTTTCCCATCCTACAATACCACTCCCAGACTGATTGTGTTATCCGAATGGCAGCGGGAGATCATTGCCCTCAACCATGGAATTACGGGCAGCATTGTACCTGTAGGCATCAGCTCCAGCTTCAGCAACAGGCATATCCGCCACAGGCTGCAGGAGCCGATGAACATTACCGCCATCCTCCGAAAAGTCGAGAACGGTTTCTCCTGGCACCGCGAACAGGATTATCTGGTCCGGCAGCTGGACATTGTTAAACAGAATCTTCCGGATGTGAATATTAATTTTATCAGTCCGCCTGACGAGTTCTACAGCTCGGATTCTTTACAAAAGCTGAAAGCAAGCGGGAAATACCGCTTCTTCACCCCACAGAATGACGAAGAGCTCTGCTATCATTATAACGGATCCGATATCTTTGTCAGCTCCAGTATTTTCGACAGCGGCTCTTTGCCCGGACTGGAAGCTATGCGCTGCGGAGCCGCACTTGTAACTGTCTACTCCGGAGGCAATATGGAGTATGCCAGACATGAAGAAAACTGCCTGCTTTCCTACCGGTATGAGAACCGGCTGGCTGATGATATTATCAGGCTTGTTCAGGATCATGTGCTGCGAATCCGGCTGGCTTCACAGGGAGAGGCTGATTCAAACAGCTGGACCTGGGAGAACAGTGTCCGGATTATGGAACGGACGGTTATCCATTTTTTGCACGGTATCCCCTTAATTGATCCGCCCAGATCTGCGCAGGCCATGCTCCGCCGGACTGACAGTTTGCGGGCAACCCGCAAGTAA
- a CDS encoding LrgB family protein, protein MRILLAAGFVLFNVVIYLMMALLYKRYRLPVLLPALTATFTVVVLLLGFHISYDTYMIGGQWINRLLGPAVVSLAYPLYKQRNVLWENLPAVLGGTITGLLVGMLSGLLMAASLGFSKIYVLSILPKSITTAVAIQISGNLGGDSSLTSVFVMIAGFTGAIGGPYIIKLFRIRSESGIGIGLGTASHALGTAKALEYGEQSVSMSSVAMTVCAIVGSIVGPLVAWIMYH, encoded by the coding sequence ATGAGAATTTTGCTTGCTGCTGGGTTCGTTCTGTTCAATGTTGTGATTTATCTGATGATGGCCCTGCTTTACAAACGGTACCGTCTTCCCGTCCTTTTACCGGCACTGACTGCGACTTTTACGGTGGTTGTTCTGCTGCTAGGATTTCATATTTCCTATGACACTTATATGATTGGCGGACAGTGGATTAACCGTCTGCTGGGACCCGCTGTTGTGTCTCTAGCTTATCCGTTGTACAAACAGCGGAATGTACTCTGGGAGAATCTGCCGGCGGTACTAGGCGGAACAATAACAGGTCTGCTGGTAGGCATGCTGAGCGGGCTGCTGATGGCGGCCAGTCTCGGCTTCTCCAAAATCTATGTGCTCTCGATCCTGCCCAAATCAATTACGACTGCTGTGGCGATTCAAATTTCGGGCAACCTGGGCGGAGACTCATCTCTAACCTCAGTTTTTGTAATGATTGCCGGGTTCACCGGCGCTATTGGCGGTCCCTACATCATTAAACTGTTCAGAATCCGCAGCGAATCCGGAATCGGTATTGGGCTCGGAACGGCATCGCATGCACTTGGTACTGCCAAAGCGCTGGAATACGGCGAGCAGTCCGTCTCCATGAGCTCAGTTGCAATGACAGTATGTGCTATTGTCGGCTCTATCGTCGGTCCGCTCGTCGCCTGGATCATGTACCATTAA
- a CDS encoding sugar phosphate isomerase/epimerase family protein: MFLIRFGTLAHTAGCLPLHTLTSTLQAHDIDFVQLALTKAIQDIDTSPGKLSPGLANYIGEQFDKAGIRIGVLGCYIDPIHPDPAVRRAEINRFKEQLRYAKQFGAPMVATESGGLNTYQASAPERYEEIGWQTFKATLEELAEEAEKWGVFVGIEGVSTHTLATPAHMRRILDEVPSSSIGVVFDPCNLIGEDVHRQDEIVDSAFNLFGDRIILAHLKDIYNDGDRIRHGVPGRGLFHTADFLNKLQTYKPMIDVSLEEITLPVFNETAALLHSLRSS, translated from the coding sequence ATGTTTCTCATTCGCTTCGGAACTTTGGCCCATACCGCCGGTTGTCTGCCGCTGCATACTCTGACTTCAACCCTGCAGGCCCATGATATTGATTTCGTACAGCTTGCCTTGACCAAGGCTATTCAGGATATTGATACTTCCCCGGGCAAGCTGAGTCCAGGATTGGCTAATTATATCGGCGAGCAGTTCGACAAAGCCGGCATCCGTATCGGTGTGCTGGGCTGCTACATTGATCCCATCCACCCCGATCCGGCTGTACGCAGGGCAGAGATTAACCGTTTCAAGGAGCAGCTGCGTTATGCGAAGCAGTTCGGGGCCCCCATGGTAGCCACCGAAAGCGGCGGCTTGAACACTTATCAGGCTTCTGCACCAGAGCGATATGAAGAAATCGGCTGGCAGACCTTCAAGGCTACACTGGAAGAATTGGCCGAGGAGGCGGAAAAATGGGGTGTATTTGTAGGGATTGAAGGCGTTAGCACTCACACGTTAGCCACCCCGGCCCATATGCGGCGCATTCTGGACGAAGTGCCGTCCAGCTCCATCGGAGTCGTGTTCGACCCCTGCAATCTGATCGGTGAAGACGTTCACAGGCAGGATGAAATTGTGGACAGCGCCTTCAACCTGTTCGGAGACCGGATTATTCTGGCTCATTTGAAGGATATCTACAACGATGGTGATAGAATCCGTCACGGCGTACCGGGCCGGGGGCTGTTCCATACCGCAGATTTTTTGAACAAGCTTCAGACCTATAAACCGATGATTGATGTCTCGCTGGAGGAAATCACACTTCCGGTGTTCAATGAGACTGCCGCCCTGCTGCATAGCCTTCGCAGCAGCTAA